Proteins from a genomic interval of Rhodococcus rhodochrous:
- the tsf gene encoding translation elongation factor Ts encodes MANYTAADVKRLRELTGSGMLDCKNALADNDGDFDKAVEQLRIKGAKDVGKRAERSTAEGLVVAKDGVLVELNSETDFVAKNDEFQALADKVVTAAAQARANDVEALKAVEADGKTVDALVQELSAKIGEKLELRRVAAFDGQTAVYLHKRASDLPPSVGVLVEYTGEGDAAAEAARAAAMQIAALKAKYVTRDEVPEDIVANERRIAEETAKAEGKPEQALPKIVEGRVNGYFKDVVLLEQASVTDSKKTVKAILDEAGANVVRFVRFEVGAS; translated from the coding sequence ATGGCGAACTACACCGCCGCCGACGTCAAGCGTCTCCGTGAGCTCACCGGCTCCGGAATGCTGGACTGCAAGAACGCTCTCGCCGACAACGACGGCGACTTCGACAAGGCCGTCGAGCAGCTGCGCATCAAGGGTGCCAAGGACGTGGGCAAGCGCGCCGAGCGCTCCACGGCCGAGGGCCTCGTCGTCGCCAAGGACGGCGTTCTCGTCGAGCTGAACTCCGAGACCGACTTCGTCGCCAAGAACGACGAGTTCCAGGCTCTCGCCGACAAGGTCGTCACCGCTGCCGCACAGGCCCGCGCGAACGACGTCGAGGCGCTCAAGGCCGTCGAGGCCGACGGCAAGACCGTCGACGCCCTCGTCCAGGAGCTGTCCGCGAAGATCGGCGAGAAGCTCGAGCTGCGTCGCGTTGCCGCATTCGACGGTCAGACCGCCGTCTACCTGCACAAGCGTGCTTCCGACCTACCGCCGTCCGTCGGCGTGCTCGTCGAGTACACCGGTGAGGGCGATGCTGCTGCCGAGGCCGCTCGCGCTGCCGCGATGCAGATCGCCGCTCTGAAGGCCAAGTACGTCACCCGTGACGAGGTTCCCGAGGACATCGTCGCCAACGAGCGTCGTATCGCCGAGGAGACCGCCAAGGCCGAGGGCAAGCCGGAGCAGGCTCTGCCGAAGATCGTCGAAGGCCGCGTCAACGGCTACTTCAAGGACGTCGTCCTGCTCGAGCAGGCGTCCGTGACGGACTCGAAGAAGACCGTCAAGGCGATCCTCGACGAGGCCGGCGCGAACGTCGTCCGCTTCGTGCGTTTCGAGGTCGGCGCCAGCTAG
- the pyrH gene encoding UMP kinase, producing MSDHAHDRPGFRRVLLKLGGEMFGGGKVGLDPDVVTTVAQQIAEVVRGGAEVAVVIGGGNFFRGAELQQRGLERARSDYMGMLGTVMNSLALQDFLEKEGIDTRVQTAITMGQVAEPYLPLRARRHLEKGRVVIFGAGMGMPYFSTDTTAAQRALEIGAEVVLMAKAVDGVYSDDPRTNPAAVLFEEITHREVIEQGLKVADATAFSLCMDNAMPIMVFNLLTKGNIARAIAGEKIGTLVRS from the coding sequence ATGTCCGACCACGCCCACGATCGGCCCGGATTCCGCCGGGTACTGCTCAAGCTCGGCGGCGAGATGTTCGGCGGCGGCAAGGTCGGACTCGATCCGGACGTGGTGACGACGGTGGCCCAGCAGATCGCGGAGGTCGTGCGCGGTGGCGCCGAGGTCGCCGTCGTGATCGGTGGCGGCAACTTCTTCCGCGGCGCCGAACTCCAGCAGCGCGGTCTCGAACGCGCGCGGTCCGATTACATGGGCATGCTCGGCACGGTCATGAACTCCCTTGCGCTGCAGGACTTCCTGGAGAAGGAAGGCATCGACACCCGCGTGCAGACCGCCATCACGATGGGGCAGGTCGCCGAGCCCTACCTGCCGCTGCGTGCGCGCCGCCACCTCGAGAAGGGGCGTGTGGTCATCTTCGGTGCCGGCATGGGCATGCCGTACTTCTCCACCGACACCACCGCCGCGCAGCGCGCCCTCGAGATCGGCGCCGAGGTCGTCCTCATGGCGAAGGCCGTGGACGGCGTCTACTCCGACGACCCCCGCACGAACCCGGCTGCGGTGCTGTTCGAGGAGATCACCCATCGCGAGGTCATCGAGCAGGGCCTCAAGGTCGCCGACGCGACCGCCTTCAGCCTGTGCATGGACAACGCCATGCCGATCATGGTCTTCAATCTGCTGACCAAGGGCAATATCGCCCGAGCCATCGCCGGTGAGAAGATCGGAACACTCGTACGGTCATGA
- the frr gene encoding ribosome recycling factor, with protein MIDEALFEAEEKMEKAVTVARDDLGGIRTGRANPGMFNRIVVDYYGAPTPITQIASINVPEARMVIVKPYEASQLNAIETAIRNSDLGVNPTNDGNIIRISVPQLTEERRRELVKQAKAKGEDAKVAVRNVRRKAMEELGRIQKDGEAGEDDVNRAEKELDKTTAKYVGQIDELIKHKEAELMEV; from the coding sequence GTGATCGATGAAGCCCTCTTCGAAGCAGAAGAGAAGATGGAGAAGGCCGTCACGGTGGCCCGGGACGATCTGGGTGGCATCCGGACCGGTCGCGCGAACCCGGGCATGTTCAACCGCATCGTCGTCGACTACTACGGGGCTCCCACGCCGATCACGCAGATCGCCAGCATCAATGTTCCCGAGGCGCGCATGGTCATCGTCAAGCCGTACGAGGCCTCGCAGCTGAACGCGATCGAGACCGCGATCCGCAACTCCGATCTCGGTGTCAACCCCACCAATGACGGCAACATCATCCGCATCTCGGTCCCGCAGCTCACCGAGGAACGTCGCCGCGAACTCGTCAAGCAGGCCAAGGCCAAGGGTGAGGACGCCAAGGTCGCCGTGCGCAACGTCCGCCGCAAGGCGATGGAGGAACTCGGACGTATCCAGAAGGACGGCGAGGCCGGCGAGGACGACGTGAACCGCGCCGAGAAGGAACTCGACAAGACGACCGCCAAGTACGTCGGTCAGATCGACGAGTTGATCAAGCACAAGGAAGCCGAACTGATGGAGGTCTGA
- a CDS encoding phosphatidate cytidylyltransferase codes for MGRADGSSDPQLPLGAGADSGATPADPAPAPDPASEPVKKPSRAGRDLPAAFAVGGGLGALVIGILLFAPKAWLAVVAIAIGIATWEVTKRLREADVLVPRLPLLAGGQAMIWLGWPYGTTGVLGAFAGTVVVTMLWRLFDHGLVAQPRNYLRDTAVAVFVAAWLPLLASFATLMVLEDQGAQRVFCLMLVCVASDIGGYASGVLFGKHPMVPAISPKKSWEGFAGSLVACIAVGVLTVVFLLDGPWWAGLLLGAVLVVTATAGDLIESQVKRDLGIKDMGTLLPGHGGIMDRLDSILPSAFVTWLILTAFV; via the coding sequence GTGGGTCGAGCCGACGGGTCCTCCGACCCGCAGCTTCCACTCGGTGCCGGAGCCGACTCCGGTGCCACCCCTGCAGACCCGGCACCGGCCCCCGACCCCGCGTCGGAGCCGGTGAAGAAACCCTCACGGGCGGGACGCGACCTGCCGGCCGCTTTCGCGGTCGGCGGTGGTCTGGGCGCGCTCGTCATCGGGATCCTGCTGTTCGCCCCGAAGGCGTGGCTCGCCGTCGTCGCGATCGCCATCGGCATCGCGACCTGGGAGGTCACCAAGCGTCTGCGCGAGGCGGACGTGCTCGTCCCCAGACTGCCGTTGCTGGCCGGTGGTCAGGCGATGATCTGGCTCGGGTGGCCGTACGGCACGACGGGTGTGCTCGGTGCGTTCGCAGGCACGGTCGTCGTGACGATGTTGTGGCGCCTGTTCGACCACGGTCTCGTCGCGCAACCGCGCAACTACCTGCGCGACACCGCGGTCGCGGTCTTCGTCGCGGCCTGGTTGCCGTTGCTGGCGTCGTTCGCGACCCTCATGGTCCTCGAGGATCAAGGCGCCCAGCGCGTGTTCTGCCTGATGCTCGTGTGTGTCGCGTCGGACATCGGCGGCTACGCCTCGGGTGTCCTGTTCGGCAAGCACCCGATGGTCCCGGCGATCAGCCCGAAGAAGTCGTGGGAAGGTTTCGCCGGGTCGTTGGTGGCCTGCATCGCGGTCGGTGTCCTCACCGTCGTCTTCCTGCTCGACGGCCCGTGGTGGGCCGGTCTGCTGCTCGGCGCCGTGCTCGTGGTGACGGCGACGGCCGGCGATCTCATCGAGTCGCAGGTCAAGCGGGATCTCGGCATCAAGGACATGGGCACCCTGCTGCCCGGCCACGGCGGCATCATGGACCGGCTCGACTCGATCCTGCCATCGGCCTTCGTCACCTGGCTGATCCTCACGGCCTTCGTGTAG
- a CDS encoding class I SAM-dependent methyltransferase yields the protein MVRSSKLRAPKSGSGVIASPNIWHWPEVYEEENRAQDPRGAVYAALREAADWTGRDVVDIGCGSGFHLPMFAADARTVTGIEPHPPLVAAARIRVDGLPSVTVTEGSAAQMPLPDASVDLVHARTAYFFGPGCGAGILEAMRVLRPGGALAVVDLDATAHPYGDWMRDDLPHYDPAAVEAFFAAQGFDLRRIDTLWKFPDRATLERVLGIEFAPRVATRAIRETPGTTLTVRYRLHVRRRPLGLELN from the coding sequence ATGGTGCGTTCGTCGAAGCTTCGTGCGCCGAAGTCGGGGAGTGGTGTGATCGCCAGCCCCAACATCTGGCACTGGCCCGAGGTGTACGAGGAGGAGAACCGCGCGCAGGATCCCCGCGGCGCCGTGTACGCGGCGCTGCGGGAGGCCGCGGACTGGACCGGCCGCGACGTCGTCGACATCGGGTGCGGTTCGGGTTTCCACCTTCCGATGTTCGCGGCCGACGCACGCACGGTGACCGGGATCGAACCGCACCCGCCGCTGGTCGCCGCGGCCCGCATCCGCGTGGACGGTCTTCCGTCGGTCACCGTGACGGAAGGCTCCGCGGCTCAAATGCCGCTTCCCGACGCTTCGGTCGATCTCGTCCACGCCCGCACCGCCTACTTCTTCGGCCCGGGGTGCGGCGCCGGAATCCTCGAGGCGATGCGTGTGCTGCGTCCGGGCGGCGCGCTCGCCGTCGTCGATCTCGACGCCACCGCCCATCCCTACGGCGACTGGATGCGCGACGACCTGCCGCACTACGACCCGGCCGCGGTCGAGGCGTTCTTCGCGGCGCAGGGATTCGATCTGCGCCGCATCGACACGCTGTGGAAGTTTCCGGACCGCGCGACCCTCGAGCGGGTGCTCGGCATCGAATTCGCACCACGCGTCGCGACCCGGGCGATCCGGGAGACACCCGGCACGACGCTCACCGTCCGCTACCGGCTGCACGTGCGCCGCAGACCCCTCGGCCTGGAACTGAACTGA
- a CDS encoding HpcH/HpaI aldolase/citrate lyase family protein, with amino-acid sequence MDIMTGLVAPEVARSWLLVPGRSPDLFDAAVDSPADAVVLDLEDAVPAAAKPAAREGTEAWLREGGKAWVRVNDATTSFWADDLAALAGLPGLQGVMLAKAESGHQVEATADLLPEGTRILVLIESAMGLEAAPEIARAEGTFRLVFGSGDFRRDTGMSDSPMAMAYARSRLVITSRAARLPGPIDGPTLSDDPEVLEREAELTRSMGMTGKLCMTGERASYANVALSPNSTDVDWAEGIIDKLGEDGRNVRDGSDLPNLAKAKKISELARMFGIGRSR; translated from the coding sequence ATGGACATCATGACCGGTCTCGTCGCTCCCGAAGTCGCACGCTCGTGGTTGCTCGTTCCGGGCCGCTCCCCCGATCTCTTCGACGCCGCCGTCGACTCGCCGGCGGATGCGGTGGTGCTCGACCTCGAGGACGCCGTACCCGCCGCGGCCAAACCCGCTGCTCGCGAGGGCACCGAGGCGTGGCTGCGCGAGGGTGGGAAGGCCTGGGTGCGGGTCAACGACGCCACCACGTCGTTCTGGGCCGACGATCTCGCCGCGCTCGCCGGGCTCCCGGGCCTGCAGGGCGTCATGCTCGCGAAGGCGGAGAGTGGTCACCAGGTCGAGGCCACCGCAGATCTGCTGCCGGAGGGCACGCGCATCCTCGTGTTGATCGAGTCGGCGATGGGTCTCGAGGCGGCTCCCGAGATCGCCCGTGCGGAGGGCACCTTCCGCCTGGTCTTCGGCAGCGGCGACTTCCGGCGCGACACCGGCATGAGCGACAGCCCGATGGCGATGGCGTACGCGCGGTCGAGGTTGGTCATCACGAGCCGCGCCGCGCGCCTTCCGGGACCCATCGACGGACCCACACTCAGCGACGACCCCGAGGTCCTCGAACGTGAGGCCGAGCTGACCCGCTCGATGGGGATGACCGGCAAATTGTGCATGACCGGCGAACGCGCGTCGTACGCGAACGTGGCTCTGAGCCCGAACAGCACGGACGTGGACTGGGCGGAAGGCATCATCGACAAGCTCGGTGAGGACGGGCGCAACGTCCGCGACGGCAGCGACCTGCCGAACCTCGCGAAGGCGAAGAAGATCAGCGAGCTGGCGCGGATGTTCGGTATCGGCCGGTCGCGCTGA
- the rlmN gene encoding 23S rRNA (adenine(2503)-C(2))-methyltransferase RlmN, with protein MASSLPLVFDAPKRGLPPRHLADLDADQRRDAVRELGLPAFRADQLARQYYGRLEADPAKMTDLPAAVRDKVGEALFPPLLSAVRHIACDGGETRKTLWRAHDGTLLESVLMRYPDRATLCISSQAGCGMACPFCATGQGGLDRNLSTAEIVDQVRAAAAALRDGDVAGGPGRLSNVVFMGMGEPLANYKRVVAAVRRITSPAPEGLGLSQRSVTVSTVGLAPAIRRLADEGLSVTLAVSLHTPDDELRDTLVPVNNRWSVAEVLEAARYYADKTGRRVSIEYALIRDVNDQPWRADMLGKKLHKALGSLVHVNLIPLNPTPGSEWDASPKDVEREFVRRVQAQGVSCTVRDTRGQEIAAACGQLAAEG; from the coding sequence ATGGCTTCTTCCCTGCCCCTGGTCTTCGATGCACCCAAGCGTGGTCTTCCGCCGCGCCATCTCGCCGACCTCGACGCAGATCAGCGTCGTGATGCGGTGCGCGAACTGGGGCTTCCGGCCTTCCGCGCCGACCAGCTCGCCCGCCAGTACTACGGGCGGCTCGAGGCGGATCCGGCGAAGATGACCGATCTGCCCGCCGCCGTCCGCGACAAGGTGGGGGAAGCGTTGTTCCCGCCTCTGCTCAGCGCGGTTCGGCACATCGCGTGCGACGGAGGCGAGACCCGCAAGACCCTGTGGCGCGCCCACGACGGCACCCTGCTCGAGAGCGTCCTCATGCGCTATCCCGACCGCGCCACGCTGTGCATCTCCAGCCAGGCCGGATGCGGCATGGCATGCCCGTTCTGCGCGACCGGCCAGGGTGGTCTCGACCGCAACCTGTCCACGGCCGAGATCGTCGACCAGGTGCGCGCGGCCGCCGCTGCCCTGCGCGACGGCGACGTCGCCGGCGGACCAGGACGGCTGTCGAACGTCGTGTTCATGGGCATGGGCGAGCCGCTCGCGAACTACAAGCGCGTGGTCGCGGCGGTGCGGCGCATCACCTCACCTGCGCCCGAAGGCCTCGGTCTGTCGCAGCGTTCGGTCACCGTCTCCACGGTGGGACTCGCACCGGCCATCCGCCGCCTCGCCGACGAAGGGCTCAGCGTCACCCTCGCGGTGTCGCTGCACACCCCGGACGACGAACTGCGCGACACCCTCGTCCCGGTCAACAACCGGTGGTCGGTCGCCGAGGTCCTCGAGGCGGCGCGGTACTACGCCGACAAGACCGGCCGGCGCGTCTCGATCGAGTACGCCCTCATCCGCGACGTCAACGACCAGCCGTGGCGCGCCGACATGCTCGGCAAGAAGCTTCACAAGGCTCTCGGGTCGCTCGTGCACGTGAACCTCATCCCGCTCAACCCCACCCCGGGCAGCGAGTGGGACGCCAGCCCGAAGGACGTCGAGCGCGAGTTCGTGCGGCGCGTGCAGGCCCAGGGCGTGTCGTGCACCGTCCGCGACACCCGCGGCCAGGAGATTGCCGCAGCGTGCGGTCAGCTCGCCGCGGAAGGCTGA
- a CDS encoding DUF2631 domain-containing protein produces MAGTELQSTRGDVAAEVPSAEWGWSGEAPKFFRVMALIVAAFLLLMLIGNHEGHVESLYLIGSAALLVFIVARDAVRRRRLR; encoded by the coding sequence GTGGCCGGTACCGAGTTGCAGTCCACTCGTGGTGATGTGGCGGCGGAAGTGCCGTCCGCCGAGTGGGGTTGGAGCGGGGAAGCCCCCAAGTTCTTCCGCGTGATGGCTCTGATCGTGGCGGCGTTCCTGCTGCTGATGCTGATCGGCAATCACGAAGGCCATGTCGAGAGCCTCTACCTCATCGGTTCGGCGGCTCTGCTGGTGTTCATCGTCGCGCGCGATGCGGTGCGTCGCCGCCGGTTGCGCTAG
- the dxr gene encoding 1-deoxy-D-xylulose-5-phosphate reductoisomerase has protein sequence MWRLSRGGDRAVQEPFRCVGNNARVADTRSSSRTRVLLLGSTGSIGTQALDVIAANPDDFEVVGLAAGGGKTDLLAEQIRATGVREVAVADPAAAARLDLPVRSGRTAVTELVREVEADVVLNALVGSLGLEPTLAALGTGARLALANKESLVAGGSLVTKAAAPGQIVPVDSEHSALAQCLRGGTGDEVARLVLTASGGPFRGWTADRLESVTPEQAGAHPTWSMGPMNTLNSATLVNKGLELIETHLLFGVDYDRIDVTVHPQSIVHSMVTFVDGSTLAQASPPSMKLPIALALGWPHRVPHAAPALDFSTASTWEFEPLDDDVFPAVRLARQAGVGGGCLTAVYNAANEVAAEAFLAGTLSFPRIVQTVEAVLNDAHEWSAEPSTVDDVLAADGWARDRARTLV, from the coding sequence ATGTGGCGCCTGTCGAGAGGTGGAGACCGGGCGGTTCAGGAACCGTTCAGGTGCGTGGGGAACAATGCTCGCGTGGCCGACACTCGATCTTCTTCCCGCACCCGGGTGCTCCTGCTGGGCAGTACCGGTTCCATCGGTACCCAGGCACTCGACGTGATCGCCGCCAACCCCGACGACTTCGAAGTCGTCGGTCTCGCCGCGGGCGGAGGCAAGACGGACCTGCTCGCCGAGCAGATCCGCGCAACGGGTGTCCGCGAGGTCGCCGTGGCCGACCCCGCCGCCGCCGCACGTCTCGACCTGCCGGTCCGGAGCGGCCGGACCGCTGTCACCGAGCTCGTGCGCGAGGTCGAGGCCGACGTCGTGCTCAACGCCCTCGTCGGCTCCCTCGGCCTCGAACCGACGCTCGCGGCGCTCGGTACCGGTGCGCGACTCGCGTTGGCGAACAAGGAGTCGCTGGTCGCGGGCGGCTCGCTCGTGACGAAGGCGGCGGCGCCCGGTCAGATCGTGCCTGTGGACTCGGAACACTCCGCGCTTGCGCAGTGCCTGCGCGGCGGCACCGGCGACGAGGTGGCGCGTCTCGTGCTCACCGCCTCGGGCGGTCCGTTCCGCGGCTGGACCGCCGACCGCCTCGAATCGGTGACTCCCGAACAGGCCGGCGCCCACCCCACCTGGTCGATGGGACCGATGAACACCCTCAACTCGGCGACCCTCGTCAACAAGGGACTCGAACTCATCGAGACCCACCTGCTCTTCGGCGTGGACTACGACCGGATCGACGTGACGGTGCACCCGCAGTCGATCGTGCACTCGATGGTCACCTTCGTCGACGGGTCGACTCTGGCCCAGGCGTCGCCGCCGTCGATGAAGCTGCCGATCGCGCTGGCCCTCGGCTGGCCGCACCGCGTTCCGCACGCCGCCCCGGCACTCGACTTCTCGACCGCGTCCACCTGGGAGTTCGAACCCCTCGACGACGACGTCTTCCCGGCCGTGCGGCTCGCGCGCCAGGCGGGCGTGGGCGGCGGATGCCTCACCGCCGTCTACAACGCGGCCAACGAGGTCGCCGCCGAGGCATTCCTCGCAGGGACGCTGTCGTTCCCGCGGATCGTGCAGACCGTCGAGGCCGTGCTGAACGACGCACACGAGTGGTCCGCCGAACCCAGTACCGTGGACGACGTGCTCGCCGCCGACG